The Flavobacterium sp. 140616W15 sequence AGAAGCTGGAGCAGACTATGTAGGTCTTGATGATTATTTACAAAAAATAAAAGATGGTTGGACAGATGTTGATGTTATCATCACTATGCCAGCTGTAATGGGTAAATTAGGTCCATTAGGTCGTATTTTAGGACCTAGAGGTTTAATGCCAAACCCTAAAACAGGTACTGTAACTATGGATGTTGCAAAAGCTGTTCAAGAGGTTAAAGCTGGTAAAATTGACTTTAAAGTTGATAAAACTGGTATCGTACATGCAGGAATTGGTAAAGTTTCTTTTGGAGCTGAGCAAATTTATGACAATGCACACGAAATTATTCAAACATTAATCAAACTTAAACCAACTGCTGCTAAAGGTACCTACATTAAAGGAATTCACCTTACTAGCACTATGAGTCCAGCAATTGCTTTGGACCCTAAAGCAGTATAATTGGTAGTTAAAAATTTTTAGTATGACTAGAGAAGAAAAATCAATCGCGATTGAAGATTTAACTGCACAGTTAGCTGGTACAAATATTGTTTATGTAGCAGATATTTCTGGACTAAATGCAGAAACAACTTCAAATTTGAGAAGAGCTTGTTTTAAAGCAGGTATAAAATTAGAGGTTGTAAAAAACACATTGCTTGCAAAAGCTATGGAAGCTTCTGAAAATAATTATGGTGAGTTGCCTTCAGTATTGAAAGGAAACACTTCAATCTTTATTTCAGATGTTGCAAATGCACCTGGAAAAATTATCAAAGATTTCCGTAAGAAATCTGATAAACCAATTTTAAAAGGAGCTTTTATTAATTCAGAAGTTTACATTGGAGATGATCAATTAGATGCATTAGCAACTATCAAATCTAAAGAAGAACTTCTTGGAGAACTTATTGGATTACTTCAATCTCCAGCTCAAAGAGTTATCTCTGCTTTACAAAACCAATTCGCAAACAGCGAAGAGGCAGAAGCATAATAACAAAAATGCGAGGGGATCGTATTTCCTTGCTGCTTAAATAGCGCACAATAAATAATTATATTTTACAAATCATTTTAAACGATAGAAAAAATGGCAGATTTGAAACAATTCGCAGAACAATTAGTTAACCTAACAGTTAAAGAAGTTAACGAATTAGCAACAATATTAAAAGACGAGTATGGTATTGAGCCTGCTGCTGCAGCTGTTGTAGTTGCTGCTGGTGGTGATGTAGCTGCTGAAGAAGCACAAACAGAATTTACAGTTGTATTGAAAGAAGCTGGTGCTTCTAAATTAGCTGTAGTTAAATTGGTAAAAGAACTTACAGGTTTAGGTCTTAAAGAAGCTAAAGATGTAGTTGATAGTGCTCCAAGTAACGTTAAAGAAGGTGTTTCTAAAGAAGAGGCTGAAGGTCTTAAAAAATCATTAGAAGAAGCTGGAGCTGTTGTTGAGCTTAAATAATTCAACTCAGTTTTAAGAACTAGGTTTAGGTCTTGAGTTATCTCAATGGCCTAAACCATTTTTCGTATAATAAAATATAGCATGTTTTATTATCAAATAGTTTAAAATACGAAAAAGTTTTTGATCAATACGAAGAAAAAAAATTGAACCGAATTTATCGGATTATTTTTAAAGATGTATTGATTATAAAAAGAAAGTATAAATTAAACAATGTGTTTTTACACAAAAAACTACTTTTTTTTAATCAAAATTTTGTCCATTGATGATAACAAATCAGACTGAAAGATTGAATTTTGCCTCTACAAAAAATATCCCTGTATATCCAGATTTTCTAGATGTTCAGGTTAAATCTTTTAAAGATTTTTTTCAATTAGAAACTAAATCTGATGAAAGAGGCAACGAAGGGTTGTACAACACCTTCATGGAAAATTTTCCAATCACAGATACAAGAAATAACTTTGTGTTGGAGTTCCTAGATTATTTTGTTGATCCACCACGTTATACAATTCAAGAATGTATAGAGAGAGGTCTTACTTATAGTGTGCCTTTAAAAGCTAGGTTAAAACTATATTGTACAGATCCAGAACACGAAGATTTTGAAACTATTGTACAAGATGTTTATCTTGGAACAATACCTTATATGACTCCAAGCGGTACTTTTGTAATCAATGGTGCTGAGCGTGTTGTAGTATCTCAACTACACCGTTCTCCTGGGGTTTTCTTTGGACAATCATTCCACGCAAATGGAACAAAACTTTATTCTGCAAGAGTAATTCCTTTTAAAGGATCTTGGATAGAATTTTCTACAGATATCAATAGCGTAATGTATGCTTATATCGATAGAAAGAAAAAATTACCAGTTACAACTTTATTCCGTGCAATTGGATTCGAAAGAGATAAGGATATCCTTGAGATTTTCGACCTTGCTGAAGAAATTAAAGTTTCTAAAACAGGTATTAAAAAATATATTGGAAGAAGACTTGCTGCACGTGTATTAAATACATGGCATGAGGATTTCGTTGATGAAGATACTGGTGAAGTAGTTTCTATCGAACGTAACGAAATCATCCTTGATAGAGATACTATTATCGACAAAGATAATGTTGAAGAAATCATCGATTCTAACGTTAAATCTATTTTGTTACATAAAGAGGATAATAATCAAGCAGATTATGCTATTATCCACAATACATTACAAAAAGATCCAACAAACTCTGAAAAAGAAGCTGTTGAGCATA is a genomic window containing:
- the rplA gene encoding 50S ribosomal protein L1 encodes the protein MAKLTKKQKEAASKIEKNKLYSLKDAAALIKVIASAKFDESVDIAVRLGVDPRKANQMVRGVVTLPHGTGKDVKVLALVTPDKEAEAKEAGADYVGLDDYLQKIKDGWTDVDVIITMPAVMGKLGPLGRILGPRGLMPNPKTGTVTMDVAKAVQEVKAGKIDFKVDKTGIVHAGIGKVSFGAEQIYDNAHEIIQTLIKLKPTAAKGTYIKGIHLTSTMSPAIALDPKAV
- the rplJ gene encoding 50S ribosomal protein L10: MTREEKSIAIEDLTAQLAGTNIVYVADISGLNAETTSNLRRACFKAGIKLEVVKNTLLAKAMEASENNYGELPSVLKGNTSIFISDVANAPGKIIKDFRKKSDKPILKGAFINSEVYIGDDQLDALATIKSKEELLGELIGLLQSPAQRVISALQNQFANSEEAEA
- the rplL gene encoding 50S ribosomal protein L7/L12; protein product: MADLKQFAEQLVNLTVKEVNELATILKDEYGIEPAAAAVVVAAGGDVAAEEAQTEFTVVLKEAGASKLAVVKLVKELTGLGLKEAKDVVDSAPSNVKEGVSKEEAEGLKKSLEEAGAVVELK